One part of the Salmo salar chromosome ssa28, Ssal_v3.1, whole genome shotgun sequence genome encodes these proteins:
- the bag2 gene encoding BAG family molecular chaperone regulator 2 (The RefSeq protein has 1 substitution compared to this genomic sequence), with translation MAQAKIHQAKMTEAANGKFSRSMSMADRSGRLLESLDQLEIRVEALREAATSMEQERECLLDMIQSIKNSEEMRSICDGEREELSLTANRLLGRTLTVEISVEIIRNSTQEDALHKATSLIDELAAKLLDDMEGARKRLMALHAACVTEAPPVPIDTKFQTIVITCALEDQKKIKRRLETLIRKVGNAEKNIKIMDHQKVDDLNSANGK, from the exons ATGGCACAAGCGAAAATCCACCAGGCTAAAATGACTGAAGCCGCTAATGGCAAATTCAGCAGATCAATGTCTATGGCAGATCGCTCCGGACGACTACTGGAAAGTTTGGACCAGCTGGAAATAAG GGTGGAGGCTTTACGCGAAGCCGCGACTTCaatggaacaggagagagagtgctTGCTTGATATGATCCAGTCCATAAAGAATAGTGAAGAAATGCGCAGTATTTGTGACG gagagagagaggaactatcTTTAACTGCTAACCGTCTTCTGGGTAGGACGCTGACAGTTGAAATATCAGTGGAAATCATTAGAAACTCCACACAGGAGGATGCGTTACACAAGGCTACCTCTTTGATTGATGAGCTTGCTGCAAAGTTGCTTGACGACATGGAAGGGGCCAGAAAGCGCCTGATGGCACTGCACGCTGCCTGTGTGACCGAGGCACCACCGGTTCCTATCGATACAAAATTCCAGACGATCGTCATCACCTGCGCCCTGGAAGATCAGAAAAAAATCAAGAGGAGGCTGGAAACTCTGATAAGGAAAGTGGATAATGCTGAGAAGAATATCAAGATAATGGATCATCAGAAAGTGGATGACTTAAACAGTGCCAATGGCAAATGA